In one window of Chthoniobacterales bacterium DNA:
- a CDS encoding rhodanese-like domain-containing protein: protein MVTAIDPNITMKELLEQFPGAQRALFRKYHIGGCASCGFSPDETLTGVCARNENLDVGEVVEHIVTSDEAERAMQIEPRELAERIAAGDVVYLLDIRTREEHDAVKLPSSHLFTQELMQEILGTGSRTNLLVIYDHTGARSMDAAAYFQGHGFENVKSLRGGIDAYSAEVDPKLPRYHVEQA, encoded by the coding sequence ATGGTCACTGCCATCGATCCCAACATCACGATGAAGGAACTGCTCGAACAGTTCCCCGGGGCCCAACGCGCTTTGTTCCGGAAATATCATATCGGGGGCTGCGCCAGCTGCGGGTTCAGTCCGGACGAAACGCTCACCGGGGTTTGCGCGCGGAATGAGAACCTGGATGTCGGCGAGGTAGTCGAACATATCGTGACAAGCGATGAAGCCGAGCGGGCCATGCAAATTGAACCGCGCGAGCTCGCGGAGCGAATCGCGGCCGGCGACGTCGTTTACCTGCTCGATATTCGCACCCGCGAGGAACATGACGCCGTGAAGCTCCCGAGCTCGCATCTTTTTACCCAGGAGCTCATGCAGGAAATCCTGGGCACTGGTTCGCGGACAAATCTTCTTGTGATTTACGATCACACGGGCGCGCGGAGCATGGATGCAGCCGCCTATTTCCAGGGACACGGCTTCGAAAACGTGAAAAGCCTGCGCGGCGGGATCGATGCCTACAGCGCCGAGGTCGATCCGAAGCTGCCGCGCTATCACGTCGAACAGGCATGA
- a CDS encoding 2-oxo acid dehydrogenase subunit E2 translates to MPQVPITMPQLGESMAEATIVSIKIKPGDKVSADQEIIEVETDKAVMGVTTPCAGEIMKIEAEVKGTYAVGAVLGYVEASEADAARFQKRSPQPTGDVAKEIPGRQEESAKAVKTQNGSGSHFQVDETALPQVATTAGDGSGGLPVPASAKGAGYLSPRVRARMLELSLTSADLAGIAGTGAAGRVTIKDLESFLGGIEGLSAEKPSAIRTGVADAMRRSWTRPLATVGLSVCLDPVLEDRGKRHPKPGPALYVLRALALALGEQPEAAARLIGGRAIRSGSIDIGVAVEAGEGIMVPVVRGADKTSLGDLAKQYGELVDLARRRRITAEQTAGGIASVSNFGTFGLDWGTPIPLPDQTLLLGLGAGKKSPTWNEEKEQFVPTTQAELTLSFDHRSLDGGGAGRLLKRIVELLAEPAKL, encoded by the coding sequence ATGCCGCAAGTCCCAATCACCATGCCGCAGCTCGGCGAATCGATGGCCGAAGCCACGATTGTTTCCATCAAGATCAAACCGGGCGACAAGGTTTCGGCCGACCAGGAGATCATCGAAGTCGAGACCGACAAGGCGGTCATGGGCGTGACCACGCCCTGCGCCGGCGAGATCATGAAGATTGAGGCGGAAGTGAAAGGGACCTACGCCGTCGGCGCTGTGCTCGGTTACGTCGAGGCCAGCGAAGCCGATGCGGCTCGTTTTCAAAAACGCTCGCCGCAACCAACCGGCGACGTCGCGAAAGAAATCCCCGGCCGGCAGGAAGAGTCTGCGAAGGCGGTGAAGACGCAGAATGGAAGCGGCTCGCATTTCCAGGTGGATGAAACCGCGTTGCCGCAGGTGGCCACAACGGCCGGCGACGGCTCGGGTGGTCTGCCGGTGCCGGCGAGTGCGAAGGGCGCCGGATATCTCTCACCGCGCGTTCGGGCGCGAATGCTGGAGTTGAGCCTGACCAGCGCCGACCTCGCCGGCATTGCCGGAACGGGCGCGGCCGGTCGCGTCACGATCAAAGATTTGGAGAGTTTTCTTGGCGGCATCGAAGGACTTTCCGCGGAGAAGCCGAGCGCAATCCGGACCGGCGTCGCCGACGCGATGCGCCGCAGTTGGACCCGCCCGCTGGCGACAGTGGGGCTTTCGGTTTGTCTCGACCCGGTTCTAGAGGACCGGGGAAAACGCCATCCGAAGCCGGGTCCGGCGCTTTATGTTCTTCGCGCGCTTGCCCTCGCTCTCGGCGAACAACCGGAAGCCGCGGCCCGCTTGATCGGTGGACGGGCGATTCGATCCGGCTCGATCGATATCGGTGTCGCGGTGGAAGCCGGGGAAGGCATCATGGTCCCCGTTGTGCGCGGCGCGGACAAGACCTCGCTGGGCGACCTGGCGAAACAATATGGAGAGCTCGTCGATCTCGCGCGGCGCCGGCGAATAACCGCTGAGCAAACCGCCGGAGGCATCGCCTCGGTGTCGAACTTCGGCACTTTCGGTTTGGACTGGGGAACACCGATTCCGTTGCCTGATCAGACCTTGCTTCTCGGTCTCGGCGCCGGGAAAAAATCGCCGACGTGGAATGAGGAGAAGGAGCAATTCGTGCCGACCACTCAAGCTGAGTTGACCTTGAGTTTTGATCACCGCAGCCTCGATGGGGGCGGCGCGGGACGTTTGCTGAAGCGGATCGTCGAGCTTCTGGCCGAGCCGGCGAAGCTGTAA
- the smc gene encoding chromosome segregation protein SMC, whose protein sequence is MHLHSLELIGFKSFAEKTIFEFHEGVTAIVGPNGCGKSNVLDAVRWVLGEQSAKALRGGEMADVIFNGTETRKPVGFGEVSLTFTNCGSELGVDWHDVRVTRRVYRDGNSEYLLNKTPCRLRDIQALFADTGVGRSAYSIMEQGKIDLILSSRPEDRRTVFEEAAGITKYKTQKKEALRKLEATEANLLRIGDIIKEVKRQIGSLQRQAGKARRYQSLLADLQVLDTHHSRGVLDTLEADAERGRAEVARLQEAEQTAHAGIESNENELAGKRRSLDEIDSEISDARAEVQRLQSELAGLRNRIEFNRQRAQELGELIARNEADIAAAEAKRTEQATQLQEADALIARTNQLLAGKEREVEQFTEKLQSARGERVQKEEELQALQLSLSKLESRITTLQNDLAGMTARRDATSARIAELVRGVDEETRLLEAARANLSSARAAMETERQTAEQRKENLRQAEEEVRQNQTAVANAEKEIARLERVSAEKQARLEVLRQMTEEGEGLEKGSQAVLKGLDDPERIRPALAGALVASLNVDPEFVPALEAAFGRNMHAVVLHDTELAGKIFRTLTDKKLGLAALAIPELAGDAPDVEAGSLPEGAIAWAKDKLDAPAELAPLARRLLQRVAIVPDLASAITLKKRSPQLQFATLTGEFVSLEGVIFGGSPTAATDSLLGRKAILTSLRQECEALETEKNRSVASRDHANEELDSAVAAVEEARRRHETAHESFSQTGLDIVSAERAVADEERKLAQLQTERSTLDKQIQSADERIAQLEQELESDRKQLAEAQGRQSAAEQARENSRAVEEEASEKLNELRLALATERQRHESLVHHREPMAAREAELADLAAARRADIATYQDRLARQARESEEAESKISGQTTELEAAEKNVATLTEERGGRLTIVNEKESQLRNLRNSLNDLRDLRGNEEVRQTQLQLRIENLAEHVMRRYQVDLRAFTADPYAFQKTLSVITKKRAKPEGVIESEGGSSAPPLDGGEAVAPDASPAERPIHQEASLEQIIADLTRQLDNMGPVNLDAVHEYDELEERYRFLETQNNDLVAARREVLDVIARINSTTQKLFAETFAQVRINFGEMFSEMFGGGRADLSLQDENDPLNCGIEITARPPGKQLQTVSLLSGGERTMTAVALLFAIYMVRPSPFCILDEMDAPLDESNINRFIKVLDRFVSQSQFIIITHNKRTIAKADVLYGVTMEERGVSKLVGMKLEADRGSDGQLIRSRASNGNGNGTTHEQPRQAHFAMASEADETPRAARR, encoded by the coding sequence ATGCATCTTCACTCGCTCGAGCTCATCGGTTTCAAATCGTTCGCGGAAAAAACCATTTTCGAGTTTCACGAAGGCGTCACCGCCATCGTCGGGCCTAACGGATGCGGAAAATCGAACGTGCTCGATGCCGTCCGCTGGGTGCTCGGCGAACAATCGGCCAAAGCCCTTCGCGGTGGCGAAATGGCCGACGTCATTTTTAACGGAACCGAAACGCGCAAGCCGGTCGGATTCGGCGAAGTCTCGCTCACCTTCACCAATTGCGGCAGCGAGCTGGGCGTCGACTGGCATGATGTGCGCGTCACGCGCCGGGTCTATCGCGACGGAAATTCCGAATACCTCCTCAACAAGACGCCCTGCCGGTTGCGCGATATCCAGGCGCTTTTCGCCGACACCGGCGTGGGTCGCAGCGCCTATTCCATCATGGAACAGGGCAAGATCGATTTGATCCTGAGCTCGCGGCCCGAAGATCGGCGCACGGTTTTTGAAGAAGCCGCCGGCATTACCAAATACAAAACGCAAAAGAAGGAAGCGCTGCGCAAACTCGAGGCGACGGAAGCGAATCTCCTTCGGATTGGCGACATTATTAAGGAAGTGAAGCGGCAGATCGGTTCGCTTCAGCGCCAGGCGGGGAAAGCTCGCCGCTATCAGTCGTTGCTGGCCGATTTGCAGGTTCTCGATACGCATCACTCGCGCGGAGTGCTCGACACGCTCGAGGCTGACGCGGAACGCGGGCGAGCCGAAGTCGCGCGGCTCCAGGAAGCGGAACAAACCGCCCATGCCGGGATCGAATCGAACGAGAACGAGCTGGCTGGCAAACGGCGAAGCCTGGATGAAATCGACAGCGAGATCAGCGACGCCCGCGCGGAAGTGCAGCGGCTGCAAAGCGAACTGGCCGGGTTGCGCAACCGAATCGAATTCAATCGGCAGCGCGCCCAGGAGCTGGGCGAACTGATCGCGCGCAACGAGGCGGACATCGCGGCCGCGGAAGCGAAGCGGACCGAGCAGGCCACTCAACTCCAGGAAGCCGACGCGCTGATCGCCCGCACCAACCAGCTCCTCGCGGGCAAAGAGCGCGAAGTCGAACAATTCACCGAAAAATTGCAGTCGGCTCGCGGCGAGCGCGTGCAAAAGGAGGAGGAACTCCAAGCCTTGCAGCTCTCGCTTTCAAAACTCGAGAGCCGGATTACCACCTTGCAGAACGATCTCGCCGGCATGACCGCTCGCCGCGACGCGACCTCCGCGCGAATCGCGGAGTTGGTGCGGGGAGTCGATGAGGAAACGCGTCTTCTGGAAGCAGCTCGCGCGAATCTTTCCAGCGCCCGCGCCGCGATGGAAACCGAGCGGCAGACCGCCGAGCAACGGAAAGAAAATTTGCGTCAGGCGGAAGAGGAGGTCCGGCAAAATCAGACGGCCGTCGCCAATGCGGAGAAAGAGATTGCGCGGCTGGAACGGGTCAGCGCGGAGAAACAGGCGCGGCTCGAGGTTCTCCGTCAGATGACTGAAGAAGGAGAAGGCCTCGAGAAAGGTTCGCAGGCGGTTTTGAAGGGACTCGACGATCCGGAGCGGATTCGGCCGGCCCTCGCGGGCGCGCTGGTGGCGAGCCTGAATGTCGATCCTGAATTTGTTCCCGCTCTCGAAGCGGCCTTCGGTCGCAACATGCATGCGGTCGTCCTGCACGATACCGAATTGGCCGGGAAAATTTTCCGAACGCTTACCGACAAAAAGCTGGGCCTGGCCGCGCTGGCGATTCCCGAGTTGGCGGGCGACGCTCCCGATGTCGAGGCGGGTAGCCTGCCCGAGGGAGCAATCGCCTGGGCGAAAGACAAGTTGGATGCACCGGCCGAGTTGGCGCCGCTGGCCCGGCGTCTTCTGCAACGGGTAGCGATTGTCCCCGACCTTGCTTCGGCCATCACCCTCAAGAAGCGGTCGCCGCAGCTGCAATTTGCCACGCTCACCGGGGAGTTTGTTTCCCTCGAGGGAGTGATCTTCGGCGGAAGCCCGACCGCCGCGACCGATTCCCTTCTCGGCCGCAAAGCGATCCTGACCAGCCTGCGCCAGGAATGCGAGGCGCTCGAGACGGAGAAAAATCGTTCGGTCGCAAGTCGCGACCACGCGAACGAGGAACTCGACTCGGCTGTCGCCGCAGTGGAAGAAGCGCGCCGGCGCCACGAAACGGCGCACGAAAGTTTCTCTCAGACCGGGTTGGATATTGTTTCCGCGGAACGCGCGGTTGCGGACGAAGAACGAAAATTGGCGCAACTGCAAACCGAGAGGAGCACGCTCGATAAACAGATTCAAAGCGCCGACGAAAGGATCGCCCAACTGGAGCAGGAGCTGGAATCGGATCGCAAACAGCTCGCCGAGGCTCAGGGCCGGCAGAGCGCTGCCGAACAGGCCCGCGAAAATTCCCGCGCCGTCGAGGAAGAAGCTTCAGAGAAATTGAATGAGTTGCGCCTCGCCCTGGCGACGGAACGGCAGCGGCACGAAAGCCTCGTCCATCACCGTGAGCCGATGGCGGCGCGTGAAGCGGAACTTGCCGATCTGGCCGCGGCGCGTCGGGCCGATATCGCCACTTATCAGGACCGTCTGGCACGGCAGGCGCGGGAGTCCGAAGAGGCTGAGAGCAAAATCAGCGGCCAGACAACGGAGTTGGAAGCGGCGGAAAAGAATGTCGCCACTCTGACGGAAGAACGCGGCGGACGGTTGACCATCGTGAACGAAAAGGAATCGCAGCTGCGCAACCTCCGAAATTCCCTGAACGATTTGCGCGATCTGCGCGGCAACGAAGAGGTTCGGCAGACCCAGCTTCAACTCCGGATCGAAAACCTGGCCGAACACGTGATGCGCCGTTACCAGGTGGATTTGCGCGCCTTCACCGCAGATCCCTACGCGTTCCAAAAAACGCTGAGCGTCATCACTAAGAAGCGCGCGAAACCGGAGGGCGTCATCGAATCCGAAGGTGGATCGAGCGCTCCGCCGCTCGATGGCGGCGAAGCCGTGGCGCCGGACGCATCGCCCGCGGAGCGGCCGATCCACCAGGAAGCAAGCCTCGAGCAAATCATCGCCGATCTCACCCGCCAGCTCGATAACATGGGGCCGGTGAACCTCGATGCCGTGCACGAATACGACGAGCTCGAGGAGCGCTACCGTTTTCTCGAAACCCAAAACAACGACCTGGTCGCGGCGCGCCGCGAAGTCCTGGATGTGATCGCGCGGATCAACAGCACGACCCAGAAACTTTTCGCGGAAACCTTCGCCCAGGTGCGGATCAACTTCGGAGAAATGTTCTCGGAGATGTTCGGCGGCGGCCGGGCGGACCTGTCGCTTCAGGATGAAAACGATCCGCTCAATTGCGGCATTGAAATCACCGCCCGGCCTCCGGGGAAACAGCTCCAGACCGTGTCGCTCCTCTCCGGCGGCGAACGGACGATGACGGCGGTCGCGCTTCTATTCGCCATCTACATGGTGCGTCCGAGCCCGTTCTGCATTCTCGACGAAATGGACGCGCCACTCGACGAGAGCAACATCAACCGCTTCATCAAGGTGCTGGACCGCTTTGTTTCGCAGAGCCAGTTCATCATCATCACCCACAACAAGCGCACGATCGCCAAGGCCGACGTCCTCTACGGTGTCACCATGGAAGAGCGGGGCGTAAGCAAGCTGGTGGGGATGAAACTCGAAGCCGATCGCGGCAGCGACGGACAATTGATCCGGAGCCGCGCTTCGAATGGCAATGGCAACGGCACGACGCACGAACAGCCGCGCCAGGCCCATTTCGCGATGGCTAGCGAAGCGGACGAGACGCCGCGCGCCGCGCGACGGTAA
- a CDS encoding transketolase C-terminal domain-containing protein, whose translation MSVTYLEAIREAQAHLLEKDERVFIYGQDIAGKFGGAFKATKGLAERFPGRVLNTPISEDAMVGTAIGAALEGMRPIVEMQFADFSSIALNQILNNAGTHFYRTNVPVPITVRLPSGGTKGSGPFHSQSMEGLYSHYPGVIVMTPATVEDAYTMLIDAVAIDDPVVYCEHKYLYYHLKADALPSDRMPIGQARIVRPGRDLTIVTYSAMLHEALAVARQFSAEGYEIEVIDLRTVKPLDTNTVLASVARTGRLLCVGEAFPWGGVTAEVIARVASEGFHLLDAAPGRVNAKDTPIPYHPNIWSEHRPNAKTIAAKARQILAE comes from the coding sequence ATGAGCGTCACCTACCTCGAAGCCATTCGCGAAGCCCAGGCTCATCTTCTCGAGAAAGACGAGCGCGTTTTCATTTACGGTCAGGACATTGCCGGCAAATTCGGCGGCGCATTCAAGGCGACGAAAGGACTGGCGGAAAGATTTCCCGGGCGCGTGTTGAACACCCCGATCAGCGAGGACGCGATGGTCGGCACGGCCATCGGCGCCGCCCTGGAGGGAATGCGGCCGATCGTCGAGATGCAGTTTGCCGATTTTTCCAGCATCGCGCTCAACCAGATTCTGAATAACGCCGGCACCCACTTTTACCGGACGAACGTTCCGGTGCCGATCACGGTACGGTTGCCGTCCGGCGGCACGAAAGGGAGCGGCCCGTTTCACAGCCAAAGCATGGAGGGACTTTACTCCCATTATCCAGGGGTGATCGTGATGACGCCGGCCACCGTCGAGGATGCTTACACGATGTTGATCGACGCGGTGGCGATCGACGACCCGGTGGTCTATTGCGAACACAAATATCTTTATTACCACCTCAAAGCGGACGCGCTGCCGAGTGACAGGATGCCGATCGGACAGGCTCGGATCGTCCGGCCGGGACGCGATCTCACGATTGTGACTTACAGCGCGATGCTTCACGAAGCGCTCGCGGTCGCCAGACAGTTCAGCGCCGAAGGTTATGAGATCGAAGTAATCGATCTCCGGACGGTGAAACCGCTCGATACGAATACCGTGCTCGCTTCCGTCGCGCGCACGGGCCGCCTGCTTTGCGTCGGCGAAGCATTTCCGTGGGGGGGCGTGACGGCGGAGGTCATCGCGCGAGTGGCGAGCGAAGGATTCCATTTGCTCGACGCGGCGCCCGGGCGGGTGAACGCCAAGGACACTCCGATCCCCTATCACCCGAATATCTGGAGCGAGCATCGCCCGAACGCCAAAACGATCGCCGCGAAAGCGCGCCAGATCTTAGCTGAATAA
- a CDS encoding iron-sulfur cluster assembly scaffold protein has translation MSDDLQAKIEEAVKNPRNLGEMKDADAIGTVGSADCGDMLRMWVKFKEQDGRKVIDRATFQTFGCQTAIAVASVATELLAGKTVAEAQAMSGEELAAPLGALPPVKIHCAQLVEGALRSALSGGEAPQNTQSKPTAPTLLQSFAADPTPKKIKVILATDEHGSNTD, from the coding sequence ATGAGTGACGACCTGCAAGCGAAGATCGAGGAAGCGGTCAAGAATCCGCGGAACCTCGGCGAAATGAAAGACGCCGACGCCATTGGCACCGTGGGGAGCGCCGATTGCGGAGACATGCTCCGGATGTGGGTGAAATTCAAGGAACAGGACGGCCGGAAAGTGATCGATCGCGCGACGTTCCAAACCTTCGGCTGCCAGACAGCGATCGCGGTGGCGAGCGTGGCGACTGAGCTGTTGGCGGGAAAAACGGTGGCGGAAGCGCAAGCGATGTCGGGGGAAGAGCTGGCCGCACCCCTGGGAGCATTGCCACCCGTGAAAATTCATTGCGCCCAATTGGTCGAGGGCGCCCTGCGATCGGCCTTGAGCGGTGGAGAAGCGCCGCAAAACACTCAGAGCAAGCCGACGGCGCCCACGCTTCTGCAAAGTTTCGCGGCTGACCCGACGCCGAAGAAAATCAAAGTGATTTTGGCCACGGATGAACACGGATCAAACACGGATTAG
- a CDS encoding thiamine pyrophosphate-dependent dehydrogenase E1 component subunit alpha — MLQTAERGATTSKKAPHERYLEAFRWMLLTRIFEEKLAALYRGGMIVGGVYLGRGQEAVSAACGMFLDKSKGDVFAPLIRDQAGRSAFGEPLIDVARTYLGSKAGPMRGRDGNIHRGRPLDNQLAMISHLGAMTSVITGKLLAKRMKGEKGFVGLTTIGDGGMQTGATHEGMNIAAVEHVPLVVVATNNHYSYSTPNDRTFACADLVDRAKGYGYEGYTVDGTDLAACLDVIETAVKRARAGRPPQLVVASTLRLAGHGEHDDASYVSDEIKREPFAQDVLVRTEKFVVEQGLMDREALQRLRAEIATEVEEAVATAQQEDPPQASEEDWCALSVRQLADRPE; from the coding sequence ATGCTCCAAACTGCGGAACGCGGCGCTACGACTTCGAAAAAAGCGCCCCACGAACGATATCTCGAGGCGTTTCGCTGGATGCTGCTCACGCGGATTTTTGAGGAGAAACTGGCCGCCCTGTATCGCGGCGGCATGATCGTCGGCGGGGTTTACCTCGGCCGTGGGCAGGAAGCGGTCAGCGCGGCCTGCGGAATGTTTTTGGACAAAAGTAAAGGCGACGTCTTTGCGCCCTTGATTCGCGACCAGGCGGGGCGCTCGGCTTTTGGCGAACCGCTCATCGACGTGGCGCGCACCTATCTCGGTTCCAAAGCGGGGCCAATGCGCGGACGGGACGGCAACATTCACCGGGGCCGCCCCCTTGATAACCAACTGGCCATGATCAGCCATCTCGGCGCGATGACCTCGGTGATTACCGGCAAATTGCTCGCGAAACGAATGAAGGGCGAAAAGGGGTTTGTTGGCCTGACGACAATTGGCGACGGCGGCATGCAAACTGGGGCCACCCACGAAGGAATGAATATCGCCGCGGTCGAGCACGTGCCGCTGGTCGTGGTAGCGACGAACAATCATTACTCCTACTCCACGCCTAACGATCGGACGTTTGCCTGCGCCGATTTGGTCGATCGCGCGAAAGGTTACGGTTACGAAGGCTACACCGTCGACGGGACCGATCTCGCCGCCTGTCTCGACGTTATCGAAACGGCCGTGAAACGCGCCCGCGCCGGCCGGCCCCCGCAGCTCGTGGTCGCGTCAACTTTGCGCCTCGCCGGCCACGGCGAACACGACGACGCCAGCTACGTCTCCGACGAAATCAAACGCGAGCCGTTCGCGCAGGACGTATTGGTGCGGACCGAAAAGTTTGTTGTTGAGCAGGGGTTGATGGACCGCGAGGCGTTGCAGCGACTGCGCGCGGAGATCGCCACCGAAGTCGAGGAAGCGGTCGCGACCGCGCAGCAGGAAGACCCGCCGCAGGCGAGCGAAGAAGATTGGTGCGCGCTCTCGGTCCGCCAGTTGGCGGATCGACCGGAATGA
- the sufT gene encoding putative Fe-S cluster assembly protein SufT translates to MHENKEFTLSRDVEAIQIPSGTKTTIPEGTPGVITQALGGSYTVATYQGLARVAEKDADALGLEKSDATNGAAKPAAPFTGEVDEKAVWDQLKQCFDPEIPVNIVDLGLVYDCQLTKRPEGGVKVDVKMTLTAPGCGMGPAIAHDAQSKILTIDGVDEADVQLVWDPPWNQNMISEAGRMKLGMV, encoded by the coding sequence ATGCACGAAAACAAAGAATTCACCTTATCGCGGGACGTGGAAGCGATTCAGATCCCGAGCGGAACCAAGACGACGATTCCGGAAGGAACGCCCGGTGTGATTACCCAGGCGCTCGGAGGCAGCTACACCGTGGCGACCTATCAGGGACTCGCGCGCGTCGCCGAAAAAGATGCTGACGCCCTGGGCCTCGAAAAATCCGATGCAACCAACGGCGCCGCGAAACCGGCCGCCCCCTTCACCGGCGAGGTCGATGAAAAAGCGGTCTGGGATCAATTGAAGCAATGCTTCGACCCGGAAATCCCCGTCAACATTGTCGATCTCGGTTTGGTTTACGATTGCCAGCTCACGAAACGGCCGGAAGGCGGCGTAAAGGTCGATGTGAAAATGACGTTGACCGCGCCCGGTTGCGGAATGGGACCGGCGATTGCGCACGATGCCCAAAGCAAGATCCTCACGATCGACGGCGTCGATGAAGCCGATGTCCAGCTAGTCTGGGATCCTCCCTGGAACCAGAACATGATCAGCGAAGCCGGCCGGATGAAGCTCGGCATGGTTTAG
- a CDS encoding amino acid permease, producing MPAEEPRPADSQLVRAIGGPGLTANIVNSTIGAGIFALPAAVAAQLGGASVVAYVFCALAMVLFVSSFAMAGSRVSLTGGLYAYVEVAFGRYLGFLAGVLYFLTAILAISGVIDLIAGSVGGLVPPLATPIGRFLVILCLLAFLTFINIRGVRFGARAVETVTLVKLAPLLVFIVAGLFFIRPEALAWPGWPAGDTLGRSVLQLLFAFVGVEVALVPSGEVKNPARTVPRAIFIALGITTLLYIAIQFVAQGVLGNELATAGNGALATAASRFLGNAGRLMMLIGLAVSAFGWTTSDILSSPRILFALGRDGFIPKWFARVHPQFHTPHIAIATYATIAFALSYNSTFQQLAVLSNMAVLLLYIMCCLAAVVLKKRDVRCDGAAPFDFPGGGIIPVAAILVIVWILAHATREEFAITGAALVVATGLYFVRALLDRRRA from the coding sequence ATGCCTGCCGAGGAACCGCGCCCTGCCGACTCCCAACTGGTTCGCGCCATCGGCGGGCCTGGGCTTACCGCGAACATCGTCAATTCGACCATCGGCGCGGGCATCTTCGCGTTGCCGGCGGCGGTCGCCGCTCAACTCGGAGGCGCCTCCGTGGTCGCGTACGTGTTCTGCGCCCTCGCGATGGTCCTCTTCGTCAGTTCCTTCGCGATGGCGGGCAGCCGCGTTTCCCTCACCGGCGGTCTCTACGCGTATGTCGAAGTCGCGTTCGGCCGTTATCTCGGTTTTCTCGCGGGCGTCCTTTATTTTCTCACCGCGATCCTCGCGATCTCCGGGGTCATCGATCTGATCGCGGGTTCCGTCGGGGGACTGGTCCCGCCGCTGGCGACGCCAATCGGACGTTTCCTCGTTATCCTTTGTCTCCTCGCCTTCCTCACCTTCATTAATATCCGCGGAGTGCGATTTGGCGCGCGGGCCGTGGAAACAGTCACGCTCGTCAAGCTGGCGCCGCTGCTTGTCTTCATCGTGGCCGGCCTGTTTTTCATCCGACCCGAAGCGCTCGCCTGGCCCGGCTGGCCCGCCGGCGACACCCTGGGGCGAAGTGTTCTCCAGTTGCTTTTCGCATTTGTCGGGGTCGAAGTCGCGCTCGTCCCCAGCGGCGAAGTGAAGAACCCAGCGCGCACCGTTCCTCGGGCCATTTTCATCGCACTCGGCATCACCACCCTGCTCTACATCGCGATTCAGTTCGTGGCCCAGGGCGTTCTGGGTAACGAGCTGGCCACCGCGGGTAACGGTGCGCTGGCCACCGCCGCCAGCCGTTTTCTTGGTAACGCCGGCCGACTCATGATGCTGATCGGCCTGGCGGTCTCGGCTTTCGGCTGGACCACAAGCGATATCCTCAGCTCCCCCCGAATCCTTTTCGCCCTGGGGCGCGACGGGTTTATTCCGAAATGGTTCGCGCGGGTGCATCCGCAGTTTCATACACCCCATATCGCGATCGCGACCTATGCGACGATTGCGTTCGCGCTTTCCTATAACTCCACGTTCCAGCAACTCGCCGTCCTTTCGAACATGGCCGTGCTCCTCCTCTACATAATGTGCTGTCTCGCCGCTGTGGTCTTAAAGAAACGCGATGTCCGCTGTGATGGGGCAGCGCCTTTCGACTTTCCCGGCGGCGGCATTATCCCAGTTGCCGCCATCCTGGTGATCGTCTGGATCCTGGCCCACGCGACCCGGGAAGAATTCGCCATAACCGGGGCGGCGCTGGTGGTGGCCACCGGGCTCTATTTTGTTCGGGCCCTGTTGGATCGGCGCCGGGCCTGA